ACCAAGCCTTTCCCTTCAATGCCTATTGGTTTTTGGCAAGACCCAGACGGTAGCAAATACCACAATGCCTATTTCAGCAAGTTTCCAGGCATTTGGTGCCATGGGGACTATGGAGAATTAACCGAACAAGACGGTGTTGTTATCCATGGCCGTGCTGATGCAGTACTAAACCCAGGTGGGGTAAGAATCGGCACTGCCGAAATTTACCGCCAAGTGGAGCAAGTGCCCGAAGTATTTGAAAGCATCGCTGTAGGTCAGCAATGGCAGGATGATGTGCGAGTGGTATTGTTTGTTAAACTCAAACCAGGTGTACACCTCACTGAACAGTTGATCACTACGATTAAAAAGACCATTCGCGAGCACACCACCCCTCGCCATGTACCAGCCAAAGTGTTAGAGGTGGCTGATATCCCCCGTACTATTAGCGGCAAAATAGTTGAGTTAGCGGTACGGAAGGTGATCCATAACGAAACCGTGGATAACACTGATGCTTTGGCTAATCCTGAAGCATTGGAGTATTTTCGAGATCGAAAAGAGTTATTGGAAGACTAACAAAAATCACTAAATTAGGGCTGGACGAACAATACAGAACCTTATGAGACTGCCGTAAAAAGGTGTTGAAAATAAAATTAGTGTTCGATATGGAGTGACAGGCTTTTCTTCGCTACAGAATACCTACCACTCCATATCCATTAGCTTTTGCGACAACCTAACAGTTCTTTTCTTACCTTTAGTTTTTATCTTGCACCAGCAAATAAGCTGAAAAAATTTTCCGTTGTTTGCTGAGCTAGTGCTTCAAACGACTCACCCCGTAACTCAGCCAAAAACTTCGCCACCTCAACTACATACTGCGGCTCATTAGACTTACCTCGATAAGGTACTGGAGCCAGATAAGGCGAATCTGTCTCTACTAATAAGCGATCTAGTGGCACTTGCTTGGCGACTTCATGGACATTGGTAGCCTTCTTAAAAGTTACAATCCCAGAAATTGAAATATAGAAGCCCAAATCCATGGCTTGCTTTGCCATATCCCAGTCTTCAGTAAAGCAATGTAAAACGCCACTTGCTTGCTCCGCCCCTTCTGAACGCAGAAGTGCTAGCGTGTCTGCTTTAGCTTGGCGAGTATGAATTACCAGCGGCTTGTTCAGCTGTTTCGCAACCGCTATATGGTCTGCAAACGATTTGAGCTGCTCGGCCTGCGTGTTTTGATCATAGTAATAATCCAGGCCAGTTTCTCCTATTGCTACAACCTTTTCTTGACTGGCATGACTGATTAGCTCCTCAGCAGATAATGAGCCTTCAGCCGCAGATAAAGGATGAACCCCTACACTGGCCCAAACATTGTCATATTGTAGCGCTATATCAACCACAGGATTGATATTGTCCTTATCCACAGCAATTGCCAAAAAGCCAGCAACCCCTCGACTACTCGCTTTCTGCAAAGCAGCTGATAAATCCCCTTGATAAGACGTCAAATCAATACGGTCTAAATGGCAGTGCGAGTCAATCAACATAACAGCAAACCTAAAAATACAGTGAAGATGATTCCAAACAGTTAAATTCGTAATTATTGGTATTACTAATTACCGTAAAATACGACTTAAAGTAATTTCTTAAGAAAAACAAAAAACCCGTGTAAAAACACGGGTTTAGCAAACATTCTTAACAGTAATATTTACATAGTATGGGTGGGTCTATCAGACTGTAGTGCACCAGCCAAGTAGGTTTCAATCTTGTTCCGAGCCATATCATCTTGGCCATTAAACTGAACACCAATGCCTGCAGCACGGTTGCCTTGAGCACCTTTTGGTGTCACCCAGACGACCTTACCTGCCACAGGAATCTTTTCTGGCTCATCCATCAAATTAAGCAGTAAGAACACTTCATCGCCTAATTGATAAGCCTTATTGGTTGGAATAAAAAGACCACCATTTCCCACAAAAGGCATATAAGCAGCATAAAGCACTGCCTTATCCTTTATGGTTAATGACAAGATTCCGTTTCGTGGACCAAACTTCGGAGGTTTCATGACAACAGCCTAACTGTATTCACTCTATCTAATATATTGTCAGATGAAGCCAGCCAATAAACAAGCTTTCTAACACTAATTGTTTATTTTGGTTAGCAGCACCTAACAACCGCTGGCGTTGTTCGATCAACCAAGCATAGTAGCCATATAATCGAGTTACACCTGCTTTGCTTGAAACATAATTCAACATTTTAAGCATATCGTGATTTTTGATGAATGTCTCATCTTTTGCCATCACCCACTTAATCATTTCTGCCAACCAGTCTACCAGCCAGTCAAACAGGCAAAGTAAATCCTCATTTTGCCACTCTTGAGCAGCGGCAACCGGAGTTTTCTGCCCTTTGGTAATAGTGGCCAGACAGGACTGCAAGGCTTGTCGCTGCTTTAGTCGCTGATTTTTGTGGAAGGTCAAAGCCGTTAAGGGTTGATAATGGGCTGCCACTAGCAGCTGATCTAAATCATTATCAGCTAATGACTGCTGTTGTAGCCAAGCTTTTGCCACTGATAGTGCAGGCAGTGGAAAGGCTAGCACCTGGCAACGGCTTTTAATAGTGGCCAGCAGTGCACTGGTACGCTCACTCAGTAGCAATAGGATGGTATTTCTCCCCGGCTCCTCAAGGCATTTCAACAGTGCATTACTAGCATTGATATTCATGGCATCAGCAGGGTCGATAATAATAACGCGATAGCCACCCTGTTGAGCCGTTTTTGCTACAAAATCAATGAGCTGCCTGATTTGATCGACTTTTATAGGCTTGCCAGAACCTTCAGGTACTATTTGCAATATATCTGGGTGTGAACTTGCGTTAAACAACAGGCATGACTTACATTGCTGGCAAGGTGAGGCGGTTTCTAGGTTTGGTTTTAAGCACAACAGAAGCTGGCCAAATAATTGTGCAAAATGCAATTTACCTACCCCTGGCATCCCATGCAGCAAATAAGCATGAGCCAGTTTTTGTTGCTGACGCTGTGCGATCAGCTGCTGCCACTGAGCTAGTTGCCAGGGTAATGGTTGCGGCTCAAAGGCTAACATATTGGCTTATAACCTTAGCTAATATCTGTTCCACTTGTTGCTTAACCTGCTCTAACGGCTGACTAGCATCAACTAGGTGAAACTGTTCAGGGTATTGCTCTGCTCTTTTTAGATATACCTGCCTAACTCGTTCAAAGAAATCAATAGTTTGGCTTTCTATACGGTCTAACTCGCCCCGCTTAGCTGCCCTCTGTAATGCATCTGCCACTGGCATATCCAACAGCAAAGTGACATGGGGTCGTAATGCACCTTGTACTAGCTGCTCCAATTGAGCAATCTGCTGAAAATCCACACCACGTCCACCGCCTTGATAGGCATAAGTAGCATCCGTAAACCGGTCACAGACCACCACCTTTTGCTCTGCTAAAGCAGGCTTAATCACCTGCTCGATATGCTGCGCACGAGCCGCAAACATCAATAACAACTCAGTAATATCAGCAACTGGCTCCTGCTGTGGTGTTAATAACAAGTCTCGAACCGCTTCAGCAAAAGGTGTTCCACCAGGCTCTCTGGTGGTTACTAGGGGTAAGTTTTCAGCCTGCAGCCAGGCTTGAATAAAAGCTATACAGGTAGACTTGCCTACCCCTTCAGAGCCCTCCACTGTAATGAACAGGCCTGATTTCAACTCTGACATGATATATCGCTTGAAATTTCGTTAGTTATTAACAGGTTGTGAACGATAGTTATTGTTACGACTTAACTGATATTTACGCACTGCCTGGTTATGCTCTGCCAAAGTCTTAGAAAAGTAATGACTACCATCCCCTTTAGCAACAAAGTATAGAGATTTCCCTGATGCAGGGTTTAACACAGCTTTGATAGCAGCTTTCCCTGGCAATGCAATGGGTGTAGGTGGTAAGCCGCTGATGGTATAGGTGTTATAAGGAGTGGGCTGGCGTAAATGTTTTCTAGTTAGATTACCCTGGTATTTATCCCCTAGCCCATAGATAACGGTAGGATCGGTTTGGAGTCGCATACCCTTTTCTAGCCGACGGGTAAATACCCCGGCTATTTGTGGCCTTTCGCCCGCTGCGCCTGTTTCTTTCTCCACAATTGAAGCCATGATTAGTGCCTCGTAAGGCGACTGATAAGGCAACCCTTCATCCCGTTTTTGCCACTCTTTTGACAACACATTATCCATCTTTTGGTAAGCCCGCCGCAGCAAGGCTTTATCATTCATACCCGCGGTAAAAAAGTAGGTATCCGGAAAAAACAACCCTTCAGCATGTTTGCTAGGCAACCCTAGCACTTCTAATAAATTGTTCCGGTCAACTGATACAGGTAGTGTGTGAGTAATTTGTGGGTGCTTGGCCAAGGCATCCAGCATTTGCTTAACACTCCAGCCTTCTACAAAAGTAACACTATATTGGCGCTGCTTGCCGTTAACCAAGGCTTCCAATAAGTTTTCATGGTTTGCGTTAGCTTGTAACTCGAACTCACCAGCCTTTAATTGCTGCGCTTTGCCTTTTGCTCGAATATAAAGTGCAAACAGCCAGTCATACTCAACCAGCCCTTGAGACTGTAACTGCTGGGTAATTTGCTTAACCGAAGAGCCACTGGCAATGGACAAGGTAGCTGACTGCTGATGTTTTAAAGGTTGTTTACCATATAAATCAACCCCATAGATCAATGTCCAAGTAGCGGCAAGTAGCCCAACTCCAATCAAAAAAAACAAAAAAGTCAGTGTTCTGAAAATAAACGTTCGCATGGCATTACTGCATTTATCAACGCCTGTAACTGCTGAGTCAGTTTTCCAACTGGCCAATTCCAGTGCCGGTAACCAGTTACCGGCCAAACCCCTATTACACTATTACAGACAAATACTTCTTTGGCCCTAGCAAGTGCTGCAACTTTATACTCACCTGGTTTAACTGTTAAACCAAGCTGTGCTGCTTGCTCCAACACAAACTGACGACAAACCCCAGCAACACCACTATAGGTTAATGCAGGGGTTTGCACTTCACTCTCGGCCACCCAAAAAATATTAGTCATTGTGCCTTCAACAATATGCTGGTTCAAATCCAGCATAAGCCCTTCTGCAAACTGGTTATCAGTCCACTCTTGTCTTGCTAATATTTGCTCAAGCCTATTAAGGTGCTTTAAACCCGCCAGCACTGGCTGCTGCCCTAAGCGGGTTTGGCAATCATAAAGTTTAATACCTTGCAGGAAATAGCTGACAGGATATTTTGGCAGCGGATACCAAAGCAGTAGCCGGTTGGGATGATTCGCTCCTGTAGAATTGTAACCGCGTCCACCAGAGCCACGGGTAACCATTAGCTTAACAATGCCATGACTGGCTATCTGACTAGTGATAAACGCCTTCAACTCTTGCTCAACTACGCCTGATTCAATGACGATAGATAGACATCGACAGCCTTTCAACAGACGCTCGAGGTGTTGCAGCCACCAAACAGGCTGATTATTTTCAACTCGAATGGTTTCAAATAAGCCATCACCGTAATGAAGCCCCCGATCTGTGGCTGGAAGCGTTGCTACAACTTCACCATTTAACCAGCAATGACCAGCCACCTATACCTCTTTACTGCTAACAAAAATGATCACACCCACTACCCTATAAGCTGACAGCTAAATGGCTCTATTTGTTAAACCTTGGCAAACACTAATGACGCATTAGTACCACCAAAGCCAAAAGAGTTCGATAATGCATAGTCTATAGAAATGGAGCGGGGCTCATGGGGTACATAATCAAGTGTGCACTCAGGGTCTGGGTTATCCAAATTAATGGTTGGTGGCGCAACTTGGTCACGAATAGCCAGAGCTGTAAATGCTGCTTCAATGGCTCCAGCAGCACCCAGCAAATGCCCTGTCATTGACTTGGTAGAACTCATGACTACTTGTTTGGCGCTATTTCCCATCAACCGGGTTACTGCTCTTGACTCAGCAATATCACCTGCAGGGGTCGAAGTACCATGGGCATTGATATAGTCAATTTGATCTGCCGTTAGCTTCGCATCTCTAACTGCATTCTCCATAGCTTTTAGTGCACCTCGACCATCTTCAGGGGGAGCAGTCACATGAAAAGCATCAGCGCTCATACCAAAGCCAACTAGCTCAGCATAAATAGTGGCACCACGACGCTTAGCATGCTCGTATTCTTCTAGTACAACTACTCCAGCACCATCACTAAGAACAAAACCATCACGGTCTTGATCCCAGGGGCGACTAGCTTTTTCTGGTGCATCATTACGTGTCGATAATGCTCTAGCTGCACTAAAACCGGCCATACCAATGGCAGCCGAGGCTTTTTCTGCACCACCCGCCACCATAATATCTGCTTCATCGAAAGCAATGTTGCGCGCGGCTAGGCCAATACAGTGTGTTCCCGTGGTACAAGCAGTGCTAACAGCATAGTTTGGGCCACGCAGATTAAACATCATGGACAATTGACCGCTGACCATGTTGACGATGGAGGCAGGCACAAAGAAAGGAGAAATACGCCTTGGCCCTGACTGGTTTAAAGTTTGTACATTTTGCTCAATGGTGGAGATACCCCCAATACCTGAGCCAATGACTGTTCCAACACGATCAGCATTTGCATCGGATACTTCAAAGCCAGCATCTTTGATTGCTTGAATAGCAGCAACCAATCCATACTGAATGAACATATCCATTTTTCGTGCTTGTTTAGCAGGCATGTATTCAGCAATATCTAAGTCTCTAATAATACCAGCAAACTTAGTGGGCAAGTTTGCTACATCCATAAAATCAATAGCGCTTATACCACTTTGACCAGATAGTATCTTTTGCCATGCTGTAGAAACAGAGTTTCCTAATGGAGTCACAAGTCCTAAACCAGTAATCACCACTCGTCTGCGAGACACTAATGCTCTCCCCAAAATAAATCGATAACAATATAACGAAGACCTAACATAATTAACCACACATGCTTTACTTCTTCGGTATTACAAACTGCTTAAATCAATGAAACGTTACTACTGTTCAGTGATACACTAGATAGAAATTAGTGAGACGTTGCAATTGTTTAATAATATTACACATCACATGACAGGCATATCTTAGTTTGTGTACCCGCCATTTTAGCCAGAAAAATAATTGGCTAACTTAATTAAACTTTTTCCGCAAACTCCCAAAATTAGCAAAGCCCCACCTGTTGTTTTCAGCAAACAGCATGCCTAGTTATCAGTTAATTACATCCGTTTTACTCTGACTGCATAAAAAGCTAGCCACTGTACTCGAAATTAAGCTCACAAAGAAAAAGCCGTTCAGGATATGAACGGCTTTTTCTTAAAACAAACAAGAAGCAAATAAAATTACTGATGATTAATAACGTAATCAATAGCTTCTTGAACAGTAGTAATTTTTTCAGCTTCTTCGTCAGGAATCTCGGTCTCAAACTCTTCTTCTAGCGCCATTACCAGCTCAACAGTGTCTAGAGAATCAGCGCCAAGATCGTCAACAAAAGATGCGCCATTTGTCACTTCTTCTTCTTTAACGCCCAATTGTTCGCAAACGATTTTTTTGACGCGTTCATCAATGGTACTCATACCTTGTTCTGCTCCTATCTAGTTATGCAGTCTCGCTGCAGAGGTAAGTGTATAAAAACGTTTGTGATGAAAGCAAGTTCACCACCCCCAAAAATTACCGGGTATTCTAGCAGTACTTTCAGGGAGTACAATGGGAATTATCAATTATCCCATGTACATGCCCCCATTTACATGGAGGGTCTCACCAGTAATGTAGCCTGCTGGCTCACTGGCAAGGAATTTAACAGCTGCCGCAATTTCCTCTGGCTGTCCCAGTCGCGCTAATGGAATTTGCCCTAATAACGTCTCTTTGTGTGCCTCTGGCAGCTCACGGGTCATATCAGTATCAATAAAGCCAGGCGCTACTGCATTTACTGTAATATTTCTTGCCCCTAATTCACGTGCCAATGACCGAGTAAAGCCCTCAAGTCCCGCCTTAGCCGCTGCATAATTGGTTTGCCCTGCATTGCCCATTGAGCCAACGACTGAGCTGACATTAATAATGCGCCCCCAACGGGCTTTTGTCATTGCTCTCAAGCAAGCTTTACTCACTCGATATAATGAAGTGAGGTTTGTATTGATAACGGATTCCCATTCGTCTGCTTTCATCCGCATCAAAATATTATCCCGGGTAATACCTGCATTATTTATCACGACTAACGGACTACCACCGAGTGTTTCAGCAATTGTCTTTATGCTTTGTTCAACAGAGGCATCGTCACCGACATCTAACACAAAACCTTGCCCTGAATTATTGACTTCTTTCAGGTAAGCCGTAATTGCTTCAGCTCCCCTTTCTGAAGTAGCTGTTCCAGCAACAGTGGCTCCTGCTTCAGCAAGTGCTTTGGCAATAGCTTGCCCAATACCTCGGCTTGCCCCTGTCACTAGGGCGATTTTTCCAGTTAAATCCATTGTTTCTCTCGATTATTAAATGCGTTTAACTAACTATTAACTTAATGTGCTAATTAACATTTAAAGCTGCAAGTGCTGCATCAAAGGCATCAGACTGCTCTAAAGAAGCTACAGCTAAGCGGCGATGAATACGCTTATTTAAACCAGACAACACTTTGCCAGGTCCACATTCATAAATAGCCTCAATACCCGCATTAACCATAGACTGCACAGTATCCACCCATAACACTGGACTATATAACTGCTTAACTAAGTTGCCCTGCAACTGCTCGACCGTCTCAGCTGCTGCTGCAGTAACATTCTGTAATACGGGAATTTTTGGCTGACTTAAATCAATTTCAGCTAGTGCTTCAGCTAACTGCTCTGCAGCAGGTTTCATCAGCAAGCAATGTGAAGGCACACTCACAGGCAATGAGATGACTTTTTTCGCCCCTTTTTCTTTGGCGACTGCCATCGCACGTTCTACCGCTTCATACTGTCCTGCAATCACAACCTGGCCCGGCGAGTTGTAGTTAACTGGCGCAACAATTTGTTGCTCAGCTGATTCTATGCAGACAGCAGCCACTGCTTCATCATCAAGTCCTATGACAGCCGCCATCGCTCCCTCACCTTCAGCTACCGCATCCTGCATCAACTGCCCCCTTAACCTGACCAGTTTGACAGCATCAACTAGTGACATTGCTTCAGCACAAACAAGTGCCGAGTATTCTCCCAAGCTATGTCCAGCCATTAACTCAGGCTTTAATGCAGTTTCAGATTGCCATAAACGCCATAAGGCAACGCTGGCAGTTAAAATTGCAGGCTGAGTGCGTTCTGTTTTATTTAACACTTCAGCCGGCCCTTGCTGTACGAGCTCCCACAGGTCATAACTCAATGCAGCTGAAGCCTCAGCAAATGTATCCTTAATCACTGACTGCTCAGCAGCAATTGCTGACAGCATACCCACTTGTTGCGAACCCTGTCCGGGAAAAGCAAAGGCAAATTGTGTCGTCATTTAAATTGCAACCCTCTGACTTATCAGTCAATAAAAAGCCGCCATTATAAGCGAAATATTAAAAAAAGTATCTGAGAAATTATTAATCTAAACAATGTGCCTTATTTAACAGTTTAACAACTGTTAAGCTTCATCCTAACCGCACCTTAACAAAACTACCCAGTCAGCACTTACAATAAACTGAAATACTATTAACAATGTACTGCATCTGCTTACTTTTTTTGCAACAGCCAAAACAAAAATTCAGTCAACTTCTAGCCAAGCCTCTAACGCTTCATTTAGCACCTGAGGTAATTTAAGCTGTGCTTGTTGATAGGCTTGCTCAATTGCCCAACTGAAGCCCAAGCTATCTGCATGACCATGGCTTTTTATCACTGTTCCCTGCAAACCTAGCAGACTCGCACCGTTATATATACGAGGATCAATTTGCTGATGCAGTTTATGAAAAATACGTTTCGTAAGCCAACGAGTCAGAGGATTTCGCAACCAAGAGCCGGCCATTTCCTGTATCGACGCTAAAATAAACTCTGCTAGCCCTTCACTGGTTTTTAATGCCACATTACCAACAAAACCATCACAAACGACTACTGATGTATGACCTTGAAACAGCTGATTACCTTCTACGTACCCCGTAAAGTTCAGCTTTGAATTACTTTCAATTAATTGCCTTGCGAGTCGAACCTGCTCGTTCCCCTTGATTGCCTCACTTCCTACATTCAATAAACCAACCGTAGGGGAACTTATGCCATGTAAGCATTCAACCAATAAAGCCGCCAATACCGCAAATTGATATAAATGCTCAGAGTGACAATCAACATTAGCACCTAAATCCAGCAGATAACTGACTCCTTGCTGAGTAGGAAGTCGACTCACAATAGCAGGCCGATCAATACCTGGCAGTGTTTTTAACACATATCGCCCGATTACCATCAAGGCACCGGTATTACCTGCACTCACACATGCCTCCGCCTGCCCTGACGCTACCAAATCAATCGCCTGACGCATGGATGCTTTTGGCTTGGCACGTAAAGCCCAGGTAGGCTTATCCGCCATCGTAATAACATCAGGTGCATGAACAATATCAAACTGGGATGAGCAATCAGGAAAGGTTTTTAATTGGTTTTGAATGAGGGCGCGATCACCCACCAATATCAATTGACAAGAACGTTTCGGTTGGAGGTTTAACCACTGAACAGCAGCAGCAATGGCACTGCGGGGACCCAGGTCCCCACCCATTACGTCAAGCGCAATGGTCGTCAACTGGGTCAAGGATTACTCGTCGTCTGTGCTAGCTACGACTTTACGACCACGGTAGAAGCCATCAGGTGACACGTGATGACGACGATGGGTTTCACCCGTAGTAGAATCCACAGTTAACGCAGCACCAGTCAAGCCATCGTGCGCACGACGCATACCACGCTTAGACCGAGTTTTACGGTTTTGCTGAACAGCCATGAAAAGCTCCTTAAGTCTTCGACTTTTTCAAGGAAGCCAACACAGCGAATGGGTTTTTGGGCTGCTCTGATATAGTAGAATCATCTACAGCATCAGGATCTAACCACTCCATTTGCGGCTGGCAAATTGGATCCTCGTGAGCAGGCACAATAGGTAAATTAAGAATTAACTCTTCATCTATCAGCCTAGCTAATGAAAGGTGTTCATCAGCAACCACGATAGGGTCCAGATAATCTGGTAATTGCTTACCAGACTCATCACTCCAGACGACTGCCAACAGCACTTCAACCGTTACTCCAAGTGTAACTGGCTCCAAGCACCGCTGACAGGTCATCTGTACTTGGGCAACTAACTGCCCAGATATCACAAAGTGACCTTCTGCATCTTGAGTAAAAGCTAAGTCAACCTCTACTTCCCCCTCAGGGTTAGTGAGATAGTTAGCTACCTGCTCAAGATCAGCAACAGGCCACCCCCCTTTTAAACTGACATGCTGTTTGGCAAGTTTACGGGGGTCAATTGTTTTGGGTAAATGACCTTCTAACATAAGCGCGCAATAATAGGCATAGTAATGCTAGCTGTCAAAGGGTTTATTGCTGATTCTGGTGTAAACGAACAACACGCATTATTATCTAGTGCCATTAAAGTTAAGCTGCTAACTATTAACACTGCAAATGACTGATTTTCAACTAATCCTAGCTTCTAGCTCCCCTTATCGGAAAGCCCTTTTAAACAAGCTTCAACTCCCATTTCGTTGTCATTCACCAGATATTGATGAGCAACCTCTAGTAGGTGAGCCACCTAGCCAACTGACTAAACGCTTAACCATTACAAAAGCAGCTGTAGTTGCTGAAAGCTATGAAAATACCAACCACTTAATTATCAGTTCTGATCAGGTGGCGAGCCTTAATGGCAAAATTTTAGATAAACCGGGTAACTTTCAAAATGCTCAACAACAGCTTAAAGCAAGCAGCGGCAATCGCGTTATTTTTTATACTGGGTTATGCATCTGGAACAGTGCTAATGGGCACCATCTGTATGAGGTTTCTCAAACCCAGGTACTTTTTAGAAAACTGACTGACCAAGCAATTGACCACTATTTACAAGCTGATCAACCATTTGACTGTGCAGGTAGCTTTAAATGTGAGTCACTAGGAATTGCACTATTTAGCAAACTAGAAACTGATGACCCAAATAGTCTGGTGGGATTGCCGCTGATTAAGCTAGTGAGTTTGCTGGAAGAGATGGGAGTAAAAGTATTATAAAAATTTTAGGAAGGCAAAATAGCCTTCCTAGAAAAAAGCTAGATTTAATTTATTGAAGTTTTATAGTGCTATTTACACCAAGTGACTGGCTAATACCTGCCCCAATACTAGCACCTAATTGTTTCGCAAAACGCTCAAATGGGTTTTCTTGCGGAGTAAAGTCAACAATTTCTTCAACACCAACTACCTCTCTGGCTACATAACTAGTACTA
This genomic interval from Spartinivicinus ruber contains the following:
- the plsX gene encoding phosphate acyltransferase PlsX; translated protein: MTQLTTIALDVMGGDLGPRSAIAAAVQWLNLQPKRSCQLILVGDRALIQNQLKTFPDCSSQFDIVHAPDVITMADKPTWALRAKPKASMRQAIDLVASGQAEACVSAGNTGALMVIGRYVLKTLPGIDRPAIVSRLPTQQGVSYLLDLGANVDCHSEHLYQFAVLAALLVECLHGISSPTVGLLNVGSEAIKGNEQVRLARQLIESNSKLNFTGYVEGNQLFQGHTSVVVCDGFVGNVALKTSEGLAEFILASIQEMAGSWLRNPLTRWLTKRIFHKLHQQIDPRIYNGASLLGLQGTVIKSHGHADSLGFSWAIEQAYQQAQLKLPQVLNEALEAWLEVD
- the fabG gene encoding 3-oxoacyl-ACP reductase FabG, whose product is MDLTGKIALVTGASRGIGQAIAKALAEAGATVAGTATSERGAEAITAYLKEVNNSGQGFVLDVGDDASVEQSIKTIAETLGGSPLVVINNAGITRDNILMRMKADEWESVINTNLTSLYRVSKACLRAMTKARWGRIINVSSVVGSMGNAGQTNYAAAKAGLEGFTRSLARELGARNITVNAVAPGFIDTDMTRELPEAHKETLLGQIPLARLGQPEEIAAAVKFLASEPAGYITGETLHVNGGMYMG
- the pabC gene encoding aminodeoxychorismate lyase, producing MAGHCWLNGEVVATLPATDRGLHYGDGLFETIRVENNQPVWWLQHLERLLKGCRCLSIVIESGVVEQELKAFITSQIASHGIVKLMVTRGSGGRGYNSTGANHPNRLLLWYPLPKYPVSYFLQGIKLYDCQTRLGQQPVLAGLKHLNRLEQILARQEWTDNQFAEGLMLDLNQHIVEGTMTNIFWVAESEVQTPALTYSGVAGVCRQFVLEQAAQLGLTVKPGEYKVAALARAKEVFVCNSVIGVWPVTGYRHWNWPVGKLTQQLQALINAVMPCERLFSEH
- a CDS encoding DNA polymerase III subunit delta' — translated: MLAFEPQPLPWQLAQWQQLIAQRQQQKLAHAYLLHGMPGVGKLHFAQLFGQLLLCLKPNLETASPCQQCKSCLLFNASSHPDILQIVPEGSGKPIKVDQIRQLIDFVAKTAQQGGYRVIIIDPADAMNINASNALLKCLEEPGRNTILLLLSERTSALLATIKSRCQVLAFPLPALSVAKAWLQQQSLADNDLDQLLVAAHYQPLTALTFHKNQRLKQRQALQSCLATITKGQKTPVAAAQEWQNEDLLCLFDWLVDWLAEMIKWVMAKDETFIKNHDMLKMLNYVSSKAGVTRLYGYYAWLIEQRQRLLGAANQNKQLVLESLFIGWLHLTIY
- the fabD gene encoding ACP S-malonyltransferase; translated protein: MTTQFAFAFPGQGSQQVGMLSAIAAEQSVIKDTFAEASAALSYDLWELVQQGPAEVLNKTERTQPAILTASVALWRLWQSETALKPELMAGHSLGEYSALVCAEAMSLVDAVKLVRLRGQLMQDAVAEGEGAMAAVIGLDDEAVAAVCIESAEQQIVAPVNYNSPGQVVIAGQYEAVERAMAVAKEKGAKKVISLPVSVPSHCLLMKPAAEQLAEALAEIDLSQPKIPVLQNVTAAAAETVEQLQGNLVKQLYSPVLWVDTVQSMVNAGIEAIYECGPGKVLSGLNKRIHRRLAVASLEQSDAFDAALAALNVN
- the tmk gene encoding dTMP kinase translates to MSELKSGLFITVEGSEGVGKSTCIAFIQAWLQAENLPLVTTREPGGTPFAEAVRDLLLTPQQEPVADITELLLMFAARAQHIEQVIKPALAEQKVVVCDRFTDATYAYQGGGRGVDFQQIAQLEQLVQGALRPHVTLLLDMPVADALQRAAKRGELDRIESQTIDFFERVRQVYLKRAEQYPEQFHLVDASQPLEQVKQQVEQILAKVISQYVSL
- the fabF gene encoding beta-ketoacyl-ACP synthase II, with amino-acid sequence MSRRRVVITGLGLVTPLGNSVSTAWQKILSGQSGISAIDFMDVANLPTKFAGIIRDLDIAEYMPAKQARKMDMFIQYGLVAAIQAIKDAGFEVSDANADRVGTVIGSGIGGISTIEQNVQTLNQSGPRRISPFFVPASIVNMVSGQLSMMFNLRGPNYAVSTACTTGTHCIGLAARNIAFDEADIMVAGGAEKASAAIGMAGFSAARALSTRNDAPEKASRPWDQDRDGFVLSDGAGVVVLEEYEHAKRRGATIYAELVGFGMSADAFHVTAPPEDGRGALKAMENAVRDAKLTADQIDYINAHGTSTPAGDIAESRAVTRLMGNSAKQVVMSSTKSMTGHLLGAAGAIEAAFTALAIRDQVAPPTINLDNPDPECTLDYVPHEPRSISIDYALSNSFGFGGTNASLVFAKV
- the mltG gene encoding endolytic transglycosylase MltG, coding for MRTFIFRTLTFLFFLIGVGLLAATWTLIYGVDLYGKQPLKHQQSATLSIASGSSVKQITQQLQSQGLVEYDWLFALYIRAKGKAQQLKAGEFELQANANHENLLEALVNGKQRQYSVTFVEGWSVKQMLDALAKHPQITHTLPVSVDRNNLLEVLGLPSKHAEGLFFPDTYFFTAGMNDKALLRRAYQKMDNVLSKEWQKRDEGLPYQSPYEALIMASIVEKETGAAGERPQIAGVFTRRLEKGMRLQTDPTVIYGLGDKYQGNLTRKHLRQPTPYNTYTISGLPPTPIALPGKAAIKAVLNPASGKSLYFVAKGDGSHYFSKTLAEHNQAVRKYQLSRNNNYRSQPVNN
- the acpP gene encoding acyl carrier protein, coding for MSTIDERVKKIVCEQLGVKEEEVTNGASFVDDLGADSLDTVELVMALEEEFETEIPDEEAEKITTVQEAIDYVINHQ
- a CDS encoding PilZ domain-containing protein, with the protein product MKPPKFGPRNGILSLTIKDKAVLYAAYMPFVGNGGLFIPTNKAYQLGDEVFLLLNLMDEPEKIPVAGKVVWVTPKGAQGNRAAGIGVQFNGQDDMARNKIETYLAGALQSDRPTHTM
- a CDS encoding TatD family hydrolase encodes the protein MLIDSHCHLDRIDLTSYQGDLSAALQKASSRGVAGFLAIAVDKDNINPVVDIALQYDNVWASVGVHPLSAAEGSLSAEELISHASQEKVVAIGETGLDYYYDQNTQAEQLKSFADHIAVAKQLNKPLVIHTRQAKADTLALLRSEGAEQASGVLHCFTEDWDMAKQAMDLGFYISISGIVTFKKATNVHEVAKQVPLDRLLVETDSPYLAPVPYRGKSNEPQYVVEVAKFLAELRGESFEALAQQTTENFFSLFAGAR